Sequence from the Streptomyces sp. R33 genome:
GAAACGCCTCGCACCGATGCTCGCCGCAGCCGGTCTGGTCGCGACCACGATCCCCCTGCTCTCCGCGACCGGGGCGGTCGCCGCCACGACCGCCGAGTACACCCCGCAGAAGCCCGCGTGGCAGCGCTGCAGCACCGACCAGCCGGCCTCGTACGAGTGCGCGACCCTCAAGGTCCCGCTCGACTACCGGCGCCCCCAGGGCGCCACGATCGACCTCGCGATATCGCGGATGAAGAGCGAGAACCCGGCCAAGCGGCACGGTGCCATGCTGCTCAACCCGGGCGGGCCGGGCGGTTCAGGGCTCGATCTGCCGCTGATGATGAACGAGGTGATGCCCAAGGACGTACGCGACCAGTACGACCTGATCGGCTTCGACCCGCGCGGCGTCGGCGCCTCCAGCCCGATCACCTGCGGGCTGACCGACGCCGAGCAGAACATCGACCGGCCGTACAAGGAGGAGACGTTCCAGGCGGACGTGACCTGGGCGCGTACGGTCGCCGAGAAGTGCCGCGAGAAGGCGGGCTCGGTGCTGCCGTTCATCACCACCCGCAACACCGCGCGCGACATGGACGCGATCCGCTCCGCGCTGGGCGAGAAGAAGATCTCGTACGTCGGATACTCGTACGGCACGTACCTGGGCGCCGTGTACACGCAGATGTTCCCGAACCGCAGCGACCGCTTCGTGCTCGACAGCGGCGTGGACCCGCAGCGCGCGTGGCGCGGCATGATCCAGGTGTGGGCGACCGAGGCGGAGCCGGCGTTCGTGCGGTGGACGCAGTGGACGGCCGAGCGGGCGGCGGAGTTCCAGCTCGGCGACACCCCGGACGCGGTCTCCAGGACCTTCTGGGACCTGGTGGCCCGGGCGGACAAGCAGCCGATCGAGTTCGACGGCATCAAGCTCACGGGCGACGACATCCGCACCGCGCGCGGAGTGTTCTTCTACCCCTCGCAGGCGGCGCCGCTCGTCAGGGCGCTCAAGGACGCTGCGGACGGAAAGCCCGTCAAGCCGGCGGCGCCCCAGCTGAAGTGGCTGAAGCCCTCCGCGGCGCCGGCGTCGGACAACGGCACGGCCGTGTTCCTTGCCGTGGTGTGCGGGGACACGGAATGGCCCCGCTACCCGGAGCAGTACGCACGGGAGGCCGCCAAGGACAAGGCCAAGTACCCGCTGTACGGGGACTTCGCCTCCAACATCAAGCCCTGCTCCGACTGGCGGCGGCCGATCGAGCCCGCGACGCCGATGAAGACGAAGACCGACGTGCTGACGGTGCAGAACGAGTGGGACTCCCAGACCCCGCTGGTCAGCGGCCAGGGCCTGCACAAGGCGCTCAAGGGGTCGCGGATGGTGCTCGCGATGGGCGGTGAGGGCCACGGCGTGTACCTCGTGGACCCGAACTCCTGCGCCAACGCGACGGTCAACTCCTACCTGACGACGGGCAAGCTGCCCGCCCAGGACGTGACCTGCCGGACGACCCCGGGCTCGGCGGAGCGCCGCTCGGAGATCGCCCCGCAGTCGCCGCAGCGCTTCCCGGTCCTCTCCGACCGGAGGTTCTGACCCCGCAGGGGTTTTGACCCCGCAGGCTTCGGCCGCCGCTCAGGACGCCTCCACGGCGGCCTTGATCCGGCGGCCGAAGTCGGGGGCGTCCTTGCGTGCCGCGCCCACCGCGAGGCCCACCAGCAGCTTCCCGAGTCCGTGCCCCTCGAGGGTGTTGAAGATGCGGACCCGGGTGCGGTCGCCGGGCAGGGCCTCGAAGTCGTACCCGCCCTCGGCCGTGACCAGGTTCTTGCTCTGCTCCGTCCAGCGGATCCGCCGCGGCGGATCGAAGCCGGTGATGCGGAACTCCCGGGCGGTCTTCATCCCGGCGTCCTTCACCGTGCTGCGGAAGACCGTGCCCACACCGGTCGCGCCGTCCGGCGTCCGGGTGATCTCCTGGACCCGCGGGCTGAATTGCGGGTCGTTGCGGCCGTCGGCCAGGTAGGCGAAGACCTCCCCGACGGGCCGGTCGATCTCGACGGTCGCCTCGAACTGTCCGGACATCGCTGCTCCTCCGTGCGATTCCCCCGATCCACGATCGCAGACCCGCGCCCTACGCGCGCGCCGCTCGGGCCAGCAGTACCTCCAGCGTCTCGCGCAGCGTGGTGGTGAAATCCAGGCGCAGCGCGGCCGGCGACGGATCCTGCTCGTAGGCGGCGAGCATCGCGGCGGACGGGTGGGCGTGCGCCCAGACGGCGCCGGTGACCATGATCGTGCCCGCGATGAAGCGGAAGGCACCCTCCGCCCCCAGTTCCGGCAGGTGCGCGGCGACACGGCCCGCCAGGGCCTGCGCGTTGGCGATGGCGGCCCGCTTGTACTGCACGGCGACCTGGGGCGAGACGTTCCGTTCCAGGACGGCGTCCTGTGCGCTGATCAGGTCGCACAGGACGGGGCGCTCGGCCAGGGCCCGGGCGAGGCAGCCCGCGAGCCGGTCCGCCCGCTCGGCCACCCCGGATACACCAGTACCAACCTCCAGACCGCCGGAGCGAGCCTCGTGACCGGCCGGCCCTCGCGGACGCACCGGCTCATGAGCGCCCTCGACTTCCTGCCCAAGCAGGAGGTCGGGCAGGGCACCGAACCGCTGTTGTACGCCGCCACCAGCCCGGATGCGGCCGCGGGCGGCTACTACGGCCCTGGCGGCCGCTTCGGCCTGGTCGGACCGACCGCCGAGGCACGCATCACCCGTCGGGCCCTGGACCGCACGGCCAACGCCCGGCTGTGGGACGTGGCGCAACGGCTCACCGGCGTCACGGCCGCCGCGACCGCCGCGGGCCGCTGACCGGCCGTGCGGCGGATCCGGCGACGGCATCCCCGGCGGGGACGCCCCCGACCCGGCTCCCCCGTAGCGGTGTCAGCAGCCCCGTCCCGACGATGAGCAGGCAGAACACGCCGGCGCCCACACTGACCGCCGGCACCCCGTGCCGGGCGGCCAGCACCGTGAGGACGGCCGCGCCCACCGGACCCGAGGCGCCGTGCACGGTCCAGAACGCGGACGTGACCCGCCCCAGCAAGGCGTCGGGGGTCACCTCCTGGCGCAGGGTCAGGGAGCAGACCGCGCCGAGGGTGAGCCCGAACATGAACACCGCGGCCGCCACGGTGATCACCGGCAGGCTCCGGCTCACGCCGGTGACCACCACCGCCCCGCCGACCAGGGCGGTCGAGCCCAGCCAGCAGGCTCCGAAGCCGAGGGCCCGGCGCAGCGGCGCGGCGGCGAGGGCCGCGCCGACGACGCCCAGCCCGCTCAGCGCGATGACGAAGCCGACGGTGGCCTTGCTCTGGCCGAGCTCCTCCTGGACCCGGAAGATCAGCAGGTCGGTGGCGCCCACGGTGACGAAGGTCAGCAGCGTGAGCAGCACGGTCAGCGCCCGCAGCACGGGGTGGGCCCACAGGAAGCGGAACCCTTCGGCGAACATCTCGCGCAGCTTCCCGGCCGCCGGCCCGGAGGCCCGCGACGGGCCGGCCCCGTCCCGGCCGAGGGCCACCCACCGCAGGCTCACGGCCGAGACCAGGAAGGTCAGCCCGTCCACGCCGAGCGCCCAGTCCGGGCCCACCGCGGCGGCGATGAACCCCGCCGCCGCCGGCCCGCACAGGGTCCCGAAGGCGAAGGCCGCCGTCAGCCGCCCGTTGGCGGCGGTCAGGTGCTCGGCGGGCACCAGGTTCGGCACCGCCGTCACGTACGCCACGTCGAACAGCGTCTTCAGGACGGTGACCAGCGCCGTCAGTACGTACAGCACCCAGATCCGCGGCCCGGCCAGCCAGATCAGCGGGACCGCGCCCAGCAGCAGCGCCCGTACGAGATCGCAGGCGATCATCAGGCGGCGCCGGTCCGTCCGGTCCACGACGTACCCGGCGAACAGGCCGGTCGCGATGGAGCCGACCCCCGAGATGACCGTGATCAGGCCCATCTGGACCACGGATCCGGTGGCTTCGAGGACCAGCAGGGGCAGCGCGAGCAACGAGATCGATCCGCCGAGGACGGACAGCGCCTGACCGAGCCAGAAGATGTTGAAATCGCGGTTGCGCCAGAGCGAGGGGTGGTGGACCGGGGCCGGCACCCCGGCTCAGCCCAGCAGGGCGTAGACCGTGGAAGCCGTGGCGGCCGGCTCGGGCGCGCCCTCGGGCGTCATGGTGATGTCGGCGAACGCCATCCGCTTGCCGAGCTTGGTCACCCGTACCTCGATCAGCACGTCCGTACCGAGGACCGGCCGCTGGAAGCTGGTCGACTGCTGGACGGTGGTCATCGGCCCGTACGCCCCGCGCGCGGCGGAGATCGCGATGACGGTGGCGGTGTCGGCGGCAGCCATCAGGGCCTGCCCGGACAGGCCGCCGCCGTCCCGGGCCAGCGCCTCGGACCAGGGCAGCCGCAGTACGGCGTGCCGCTCGCCGGTCTCATGGACGGTCAGTCCGAGGGCGAGCACCCAGGGCGCGAAGTTGTCGGAAAGGATCTTGTCTGCGTCTGCGGGTGAGATCGTCACCGGGCGATTGTGGCGGTCCGGCCGGACCGCCACAATCCCTTTTGGTCAGAGACCGGCGGCCAGTTCGGTGCCCTGGCGGATCGCCCGCTTGGCGTCCAGCTCGGCGGCCACGTCGGCGCCGCCGATCAGGTGCGGCCTGCCGCCGGCCGCGAGCAGCGCCTCGTACAGGTCGCGGCGCGGCTCCTGGCCGGTGCAGAGCACCACCGTGTCGGCGGGGACGAGCCGCTGCTCCTCGCCGACGGTGATGTGCAGCCCCTCGTCGTCGATCCGGTCGTACGTGGCGCCCGCGACCGAGACGACACCGCGGTGCTTGAGCTCCGCGCGGTGGATCCAGCCGGTGGTGGTGCCGAGACCGGCGCCGACCTTGGTGGTCTTGCGCTGGAGGAGGTGGACCTGGCGCGGGGGCGCCGGCCGCTCGGGGGCGGTGAGGCCGCCCGGGCCGGTGTACGAGGTGTCGACGCCCCAGTGGCGGAAGTACGTCTCGGGGTCCTGGGAGGCGCCCTCGCCGCTGTCGGTGAGGAACTCGGCGACGTCGAAGCCGATGCCGCCGGCGCCGACGACGGCGACGCGCTCGCCGACGGGGGCGCCGTCGCGCAGCACGTCGAGGTAGCTGACGACGTTGGGGTGGTCGACGCCCTCGATGTCGGGGGTGCGCGGGGTGACGCCGGTGGCGATGACGACCTCGTCGTAGCCCTGGAGGGTTTCGACGTCGGCGCGGGTGTTCAGCCGGACGTCGACGGCGCGTGCGGCGAGCTGGGTGCCGAAGTAGCGGATGGTCTCCTCGAACTCCTCCTTGCCGGGGATGCGGCGGGCGATGTCGAGCTGTCCGCCGATGTGGCCGGAGGCCTCGAACAGGGTGACGGCGTGGCCGCGTTCGGCGGCGGAGACCGCGCAGGCGAGTCCGGCCGGGCCGGCGCCGACGACGGCGACGCGCTTCTTCAGCTGCGTGGGCGAGAGCACGAGCTCGGTCTCGTGGCAGGCGCGCGGGTTGACGAGGCAGCTGGTGATCTTGCCGCTGAAGGTGTGGTCGAGGCAGGCCTGGTTGCAGCCGATGCAGGTGTTGATGGTCTCGGAGCGGCCGGCGGCGGCCTTGGCGACGAAGTCGGCGTCGGCGAGGAAGGGGCGGGCCAGCGAGACCAGGTCGGCGCGGCCGTCGGCGAGCAGCTCCTCGGCGATCTCCGGGGTGTTGATGCGGTTGCTGGTGACGAGCGGGATGCTCACCGCGCCCATCAGCCGCTTGGTGACCCAGGTGTAGGCGCCGCGCGGGACGGAGGTCGCGATGGTGGGGATGCGGGCCTCGTGCCAGCCGATGCCGGTGTTGATGATGGTGGCGCCGGCCGCCTCGATCTCCTTGGCGAGGCGGACGACCTCGTCGAGGGTGGAGCCGCCGGGGATCAGGTCGAGCATGGAGAGGCGGTAGATGAGGATGAAGTCCTCGCCCACGGCCGCGCGGGTACGGCGGACGATCTCCAGCGGGAAGCGCACGCGGTTCTCGTACGCGCCGCCCCAGCGGTCGGTGCGCTTGTTGGTGGCGGCGGCGATGAACTCGTTGATGAGGTAGCCCTCGGAGCCCATGATCTCGACGCCGTCGTAACCGGCGAGCTTCGCGAGGCGGGCGGCGCGGACGAAGTCCTCGACGGTGCGCTCGACCTGGACGTCGCTCAGCTCGTTCGGGACGAAGGGGCTGATGGGGGCCTGGAGGGCGCTGGGGGCGACCAGGTCCTTGTGGTAGGCGTAGCGGCCGAAGTGGAGGATCTGCATGGCGATCTTCCCGCCCTCGGCGTGCACGGCCTCGGTGATCACCCGGTGCTCGGCGGCCTCCTCCTCGGTGGTGAGGCGCGATCCCCCCTCGAAGGGGCGGCCGGCGTCGTTCGGGGCGATGCCGCCGGTGACGATCAGACCGGCGCCGCCGCGGGCGCGCTCGGCGTAGAAGGCGGCGAGGCGCTCGAAGCCGCCCTCGTGCTCCTCGAGGCCGGTGTGCATCGAGCCCATGATCACGCGGTTCGGCAGGGTGGTGAAGCCGAGGTCCAGGGGGCTCAGCAGGTGCGGGTACCGGCTCTGGGAACTCTGCGGACTCATCGGGGTGTGCCTCCTCGCGCGGGGGTGATGAACCTGTTCTAGCGAGGAGGCCAGGGTTTTGCAACTAGGTGCATAACCGGGTGGGGGCCTGCGGTGCGCCTGCCGGGCCGGAATTTCCCGGGGTCGGGGGCCCGGCACGGCGAGGGCTGTGGCGCAGTTCACGCCCGCGACCGCAGCGCCGAGGGCCTCCGTGGGAAGGCGACCCCGTCCACGCCGCTGCGCGCGGTCGCCCGTACCCTCGGCCGGATGGCAGAACACCTCACCGTGACGGTGAACGGAGTCCGGCTGGCCTACGAGGCGGCGGGGGCGGGGGCCGCCCCGCCCGTGGTCCTGCTGCACGCGCTCGGCGAGCGCGCCGCGGACTGGGCGCGCGTACGGGACGCACTCGCGCAGGACCGGCCTGTGTACGCGCTCGACCTGCGCGGGCACGGCCTGAGCGACCGGCCGGCGCAGTACTCGCCGGAGCTGATGCGGGACGACGTCCTGGGCTTCCTGGACGCCCTGGGGCTGGACCGGGTGGACCTGGTCGGGCATTCGCTGGGCGGCGTCGTCGCGTACCTGGTGGCCGCGGAGCAGCCGCACCGGGTCGGCCGGCTCGTACTGGAGGACGCCCCCGCGCCGCTCCCCCGCGAGTCCGCCGCCCCCGTACGGCCCGAAGGGGAGCTGGACTTCGACTGGGCGATGGTGCTCGCCGTCAGAGCGGAGCTGGACCGGCCCGATCCGGCGTGGCTGGCCGGCCTGGAGCGGATCACCGCCTCCACGCTCGTCATCTACGGCGGCCCCACGAGCCACCTCGCGGCCGCCTCTTTCGACGAGATCACCGCCCGCATCCCCGACGCCCGCCTGATCACCCTCCCGTACGGCCACCTCATCCACGC
This genomic interval carries:
- a CDS encoding alpha/beta hydrolase, which encodes MKRLAPMLAAAGLVATTIPLLSATGAVAATTAEYTPQKPAWQRCSTDQPASYECATLKVPLDYRRPQGATIDLAISRMKSENPAKRHGAMLLNPGGPGGSGLDLPLMMNEVMPKDVRDQYDLIGFDPRGVGASSPITCGLTDAEQNIDRPYKEETFQADVTWARTVAEKCREKAGSVLPFITTRNTARDMDAIRSALGEKKISYVGYSYGTYLGAVYTQMFPNRSDRFVLDSGVDPQRAWRGMIQVWATEAEPAFVRWTQWTAERAAEFQLGDTPDAVSRTFWDLVARADKQPIEFDGIKLTGDDIRTARGVFFYPSQAAPLVRALKDAADGKPVKPAAPQLKWLKPSAAPASDNGTAVFLAVVCGDTEWPRYPEQYAREAAKDKAKYPLYGDFASNIKPCSDWRRPIEPATPMKTKTDVLTVQNEWDSQTPLVSGQGLHKALKGSRMVLAMGGEGHGVYLVDPNSCANATVNSYLTTGKLPAQDVTCRTTPGSAERRSEIAPQSPQRFPVLSDRRF
- a CDS encoding SRPBCC family protein, which produces MSGQFEATVEIDRPVGEVFAYLADGRNDPQFSPRVQEITRTPDGATGVGTVFRSTVKDAGMKTAREFRITGFDPPRRIRWTEQSKNLVTAEGGYDFEALPGDRTRVRIFNTLEGHGLGKLLVGLAVGAARKDAPDFGRRIKAAVEAS
- a CDS encoding MFS transporter, with amino-acid sequence MPAPVHHPSLWRNRDFNIFWLGQALSVLGGSISLLALPLLVLEATGSVVQMGLITVISGVGSIATGLFAGYVVDRTDRRRLMIACDLVRALLLGAVPLIWLAGPRIWVLYVLTALVTVLKTLFDVAYVTAVPNLVPAEHLTAANGRLTAAFAFGTLCGPAAAGFIAAAVGPDWALGVDGLTFLVSAVSLRWVALGRDGAGPSRASGPAAGKLREMFAEGFRFLWAHPVLRALTVLLTLLTFVTVGATDLLIFRVQEELGQSKATVGFVIALSGLGVVGAALAAAPLRRALGFGACWLGSTALVGGAVVVTGVSRSLPVITVAAAVFMFGLTLGAVCSLTLRQEVTPDALLGRVTSAFWTVHGASGPVGAAVLTVLAARHGVPAVSVGAGVFCLLIVGTGLLTPLRGSRVGGVPAGDAVAGSAARPVSGPRRSRRP
- a CDS encoding PaaI family thioesterase, encoding MTISPADADKILSDNFAPWVLALGLTVHETGERHAVLRLPWSEALARDGGGLSGQALMAAADTATVIAISAARGAYGPMTTVQQSTSFQRPVLGTDVLIEVRVTKLGKRMAFADITMTPEGAPEPAATASTVYALLG
- a CDS encoding FAD-dependent oxidoreductase; this encodes MSPQSSQSRYPHLLSPLDLGFTTLPNRVIMGSMHTGLEEHEGGFERLAAFYAERARGGAGLIVTGGIAPNDAGRPFEGGSRLTTEEEAAEHRVITEAVHAEGGKIAMQILHFGRYAYHKDLVAPSALQAPISPFVPNELSDVQVERTVEDFVRAARLAKLAGYDGVEIMGSEGYLINEFIAAATNKRTDRWGGAYENRVRFPLEIVRRTRAAVGEDFILIYRLSMLDLIPGGSTLDEVVRLAKEIEAAGATIINTGIGWHEARIPTIATSVPRGAYTWVTKRLMGAVSIPLVTSNRINTPEIAEELLADGRADLVSLARPFLADADFVAKAAAGRSETINTCIGCNQACLDHTFSGKITSCLVNPRACHETELVLSPTQLKKRVAVVGAGPAGLACAVSAAERGHAVTLFEASGHIGGQLDIARRIPGKEEFEETIRYFGTQLAARAVDVRLNTRADVETLQGYDEVVIATGVTPRTPDIEGVDHPNVVSYLDVLRDGAPVGERVAVVGAGGIGFDVAEFLTDSGEGASQDPETYFRHWGVDTSYTGPGGLTAPERPAPPRQVHLLQRKTTKVGAGLGTTTGWIHRAELKHRGVVSVAGATYDRIDDEGLHITVGEEQRLVPADTVVLCTGQEPRRDLYEALLAAGGRPHLIGGADVAAELDAKRAIRQGTELAAGL
- a CDS encoding alpha/beta fold hydrolase, with protein sequence MAEHLTVTVNGVRLAYEAAGAGAAPPVVLLHALGERAADWARVRDALAQDRPVYALDLRGHGLSDRPAQYSPELMRDDVLGFLDALGLDRVDLVGHSLGGVVAYLVAAEQPHRVGRLVLEDAPAPLPRESAAPVRPEGELDFDWAMVLAVRAELDRPDPAWLAGLERITASTLVIYGGPTSHLAAASFDEITARIPDARLITLPYGHLIHAAAPEEFTSTVAAFLTA